The following proteins are encoded in a genomic region of Bernardetia sp. MNP-M8:
- a CDS encoding HU family DNA-binding protein, with product MTKADLIAEIANRTEKDKFDVQNIVEEFFNVVKDNMAEGENIYVRGFGSFVNKKRARKVARDIAAKKPMVIEPHFVPSFKPAKTFVEAVKTSEKLLAEVELEESDRRMKATA from the coding sequence GTGACTAAAGCAGATCTTATTGCAGAAATTGCTAACCGCACCGAAAAAGATAAATTCGACGTTCAAAATATCGTAGAAGAATTTTTTAATGTAGTAAAAGACAACATGGCAGAGGGAGAGAACATTTATGTTCGTGGATTCGGAAGCTTTGTCAATAAAAAAAGAGCTAGAAAAGTAGCTCGTGATATTGCAGCCAAAAAACCAATGGTTATCGAACCTCACTTTGTTCCTAGTTTCAAACCAGCCAAAACATTTGTAGAAGCTGTAAAAACTAGCGAAAAACTACTTGCAGAAGTAGAATTAGAAGAGTCTGATAGAAGAATGAAAGCAACAGCTTAA
- a CDS encoding FAD-dependent oxidoreductase — MAKKVAILGGGVAGMSAAHELIERGFEVEVYEKQPHYVGGKARSVDYFGEEQDPYLKPLPGEHGFRFFPGFYRHIVDTMQRTPFIDADGKKQTCFDNLVFSETAMMASFDKPPLVTLVNFPKSLKDLKIILHDFVEAPQVTGLTHQDAEFFAKKLWKLATSSYQRRKSDYERISWWEYTDADNQSEAYQTYFVGGLTRTLVAAKAKEVSTKTGGDILLQLLFLMGSPKAHADRVLNKPTNEAWLYPWRDYLLEKGVNYFHHHEVTHISCVNGKINSATVKDKEGNEKQVLADYFISCVPVERMNELLTEEILEADPVLKGIQSLTNDVSWMTGIQFYLNKDVKLNKGHTIYTDSPWALTSISQLQFWTNYTIEDRGNGKVRGVFSVDISDWFTEGLNGKQASQCISKDEVKDEVWAELKRSLNVDGQEVLTDDMLEDYYLDRDIGFQKNMATTNEEPLLVNKINTWILRPDAYTNIPNFFLASDYVRTNTDLATMEGANEAARRAVNAILNYENYSGKYCEIWDLHEPDILHVYRWYDLTRFRKGLPWKVEKDGKLPFPYNIVNWLNIAWVSFKDILGIL, encoded by the coding sequence ATGGCTAAAAAAGTAGCTATTCTAGGAGGTGGTGTTGCTGGAATGAGTGCAGCACATGAGCTTATTGAACGAGGCTTTGAAGTAGAAGTCTATGAAAAACAACCTCATTATGTAGGTGGAAAAGCTCGTAGTGTGGATTATTTTGGAGAAGAGCAAGACCCTTATTTAAAACCTCTTCCTGGTGAACATGGTTTTCGTTTTTTTCCTGGATTTTATCGTCATATTGTTGATACTATGCAAAGAACACCTTTCATAGATGCAGATGGAAAAAAACAAACTTGTTTTGATAATTTAGTTTTTTCAGAAACAGCTATGATGGCTAGTTTTGATAAACCTCCTTTGGTTACCCTTGTGAATTTCCCCAAATCTCTTAAAGACTTAAAAATAATTCTTCACGATTTTGTAGAAGCTCCACAAGTTACAGGACTTACACATCAAGATGCCGAATTTTTTGCTAAAAAATTATGGAAATTAGCTACAAGTTCTTATCAACGTCGAAAAAGTGATTACGAACGCATTTCTTGGTGGGAATATACAGATGCTGATAACCAAAGTGAAGCCTATCAAACTTATTTTGTAGGAGGACTTACACGTACTTTGGTAGCTGCTAAAGCAAAAGAAGTAAGTACAAAAACAGGTGGAGATATTCTACTGCAATTATTATTCTTGATGGGAAGCCCTAAGGCACATGCTGATAGAGTTTTGAATAAACCTACCAATGAAGCATGGCTTTATCCTTGGAGAGATTATTTGTTAGAAAAAGGAGTAAATTATTTTCATCATCATGAAGTAACTCATATTTCATGTGTAAATGGAAAAATAAATTCAGCTACTGTAAAAGATAAAGAAGGAAATGAAAAACAGGTTTTAGCAGATTATTTTATTTCTTGTGTTCCTGTTGAAAGAATGAATGAGCTTCTGACAGAAGAAATACTAGAGGCAGATCCTGTTTTAAAAGGTATCCAAAGTCTTACAAATGATGTTTCTTGGATGACAGGAATTCAATTTTATTTAAATAAAGACGTAAAACTTAATAAAGGACATACTATTTATACTGATTCGCCTTGGGCATTAACTTCTATTTCTCAACTTCAGTTTTGGACAAATTATACTATTGAAGACAGAGGTAATGGAAAGGTCAGAGGTGTTTTTTCAGTAGATATTTCAGATTGGTTTACAGAGGGTCTTAATGGTAAACAAGCAAGTCAATGTATTTCTAAAGATGAGGTAAAAGATGAAGTTTGGGCAGAACTCAAACGAAGTCTTAATGTAGACGGACAGGAAGTTTTGACGGATGACATGCTGGAAGATTATTATCTTGATAGAGATATTGGGTTTCAGAAAAATATGGCAACCACAAATGAAGAACCTTTACTTGTAAATAAGATAAATACTTGGATACTTCGCCCAGATGCTTACACCAATATTCCTAATTTTTTCTTAGCTTCGGATTATGTAAGAACAAATACTGACCTTGCAACTATGGAAGGAGCAAATGAAGCTGCACGAAGAGCAGTCAATGCAATTCTAAATTATGAAAATTATTCTGGCAAGTATTGTGAAATTTGGGATTTACACGAGCCAGATATTTTACACGTTTATCGTTGGTATGACCTTACTCGTTTTCGAAAAGGACTTCCTTGGAAAGTAGAAAAAGATGGAAAACTACCTTTTCCATACAATATTGTAAATTGGCTGAATATAGCTTGGGTAAGCTTTAAAGATATTTTGGGGATTTTATAA
- the nusB gene encoding transcription antitermination factor NusB has protein sequence MLNRRILRLKAMQALYALEQAQRSNYQLALDYIHQKFEPNLNSMVIPTAEEVAQKRKLGKELFEANYQNETLEAKSEHGDVDLAVSEAMRMYNTQIQKERRFQKQEMVRKTEGIHDDYLKLLKLLMSLADHSEADYNSRKARQYSKEVVFESELHFTNNALIKHLIGHKELQELLIGSNWATENIKHWFKLLREEEFYKKYLAIKQPTFLEDKEFMISLTRDFIMQNEVLDSFFDENDIYWSENRSVLRNMLLKTVKNIEEENVVNNTPVELYLLSRNWEDDKEFFEELFQNTVNESLQNEQLISERLKNWDINRVAMTDTLILKMAISEMIHCPSIPVKVSINEYVELAKNYSTPKSKEFVNGILDTLSEYLVNEGKIKKSGRGLLDNQ, from the coding sequence ATGTTAAATCGTCGTATTCTACGCCTGAAAGCTATGCAGGCTTTGTATGCTTTAGAGCAAGCTCAACGTTCCAATTATCAATTAGCTTTGGACTATATCCATCAAAAATTTGAACCCAATCTTAATTCGATGGTCATTCCGACAGCCGAAGAAGTAGCTCAAAAAAGAAAATTAGGTAAAGAACTTTTCGAAGCAAATTATCAAAACGAAACTTTGGAAGCTAAAAGTGAACATGGAGATGTAGATTTGGCTGTTAGTGAAGCTATGCGCATGTATAATACCCAAATCCAAAAGGAAAGACGTTTCCAAAAACAAGAAATGGTAAGGAAAACAGAAGGAATTCATGACGATTATCTCAAACTACTCAAACTTCTTATGTCTTTGGCTGACCATTCAGAAGCCGATTACAATTCTCGTAAGGCAAGACAGTATTCTAAAGAAGTAGTCTTTGAATCAGAACTTCATTTTACAAATAATGCTCTAATAAAACATTTAATAGGGCATAAAGAACTACAAGAGCTATTGATAGGCTCAAACTGGGCAACAGAAAACATAAAACATTGGTTTAAACTTCTTAGAGAAGAAGAGTTTTATAAAAAATATCTAGCTATCAAACAACCTACTTTTTTAGAAGATAAAGAATTTATGATAAGTCTTACAAGAGATTTTATTATGCAAAATGAGGTTTTGGATAGCTTTTTCGACGAAAATGATATTTATTGGTCAGAAAATCGTAGTGTTCTTCGTAATATGCTTCTCAAAACGGTCAAAAATATAGAAGAAGAGAATGTTGTAAATAATACACCTGTGGAATTGTATTTGCTTTCACGTAACTGGGAAGACGACAAAGAATTTTTTGAAGAACTTTTTCAGAATACAGTTAATGAGAGCTTACAGAACGAACAACTTATTAGTGAACGACTCAAAAACTGGGATATCAATAGAGTTGCCATGACAGATACATTGATTTTGAAAATGGCAATTAGTGAAATGATACATTGTCCAAGTATTCCTGTAAAGGTTTCGATAAATGAATATGTAGAGTTAGCCAAAAACTATAGCACTCCTAAAAGTAAAGAGTTTGTAAATGGTATTTTGGATACACTTTCTGAATATTTGGTTAATGAAGGAAAAATTAAGAAAAGTGGACGTGGACTTTTGGATAATCAATAA
- a CDS encoding chemotaxis protein produces MKNTVKKIMWITGILFIFLLVLATNLIDRDHIKGIRASVSTMYKDRLIVKNLIYNISNLTQEKRIAFLLSDSNFYSTKNAAINDSIYTLIDKFSKTQLTSNETHYLERLYNNFKDVEVLENQSLNNRDILQDKEWRNTMETKLLRLRNNLNSLSDIQINEGKRELARVNRAFNTIDLFTNIEIAFLVIIGIITLLIVLYPTKQEKQ; encoded by the coding sequence ATGAAAAATACTGTCAAGAAAATAATGTGGATAACTGGAATATTATTTATTTTTTTACTGGTCTTAGCCACTAACCTAATAGATAGAGACCATATTAAAGGCATCAGAGCTTCTGTTTCTACCATGTATAAAGATAGATTGATTGTCAAAAACTTGATTTATAACATTTCTAACCTTACACAAGAAAAAAGAATTGCCTTTTTACTTTCAGATTCTAATTTTTATTCTACGAAAAATGCTGCTATAAACGACTCTATTTATACTTTAATTGATAAATTTTCAAAGACACAACTTACTTCCAACGAAACACACTACTTAGAAAGGTTGTATAACAATTTTAAAGATGTGGAAGTATTAGAAAACCAATCCTTGAATAATAGAGATATTTTGCAAGATAAAGAGTGGAGGAACACCATGGAAACAAAGTTATTACGACTCAGAAATAACCTTAACTCTTTATCTGATATACAAATTAATGAAGGAAAAAGAGAGTTAGCTAGAGTAAACAGAGCCTTTAATACAATAGATTTATTTACCAATATAGAAATTGCTTTTCTTGTTATAATTGGTATTATTACTCTTCTAATTGTACTTTATCCTACAAAACAAGAAAAACAATAG
- a CDS encoding deoxyribodipyrimidine photo-lyase, with translation MPSKKQISIFWFRRDLRLDDNAGLYHALRSEFEVLPLFIYDTEILEQLEDKDDARLTMIFRYLDKIKEELESKKIGSSLCIKIGKPIEIYKELIEIYDIKEVYTNHDYEPYAQIRDENINEFLAEKNIKFKTFKDQVIFEKDEVLKDDGTPYVVYTPYSKKWKDALKPYYLKSYPTEKYFDNFLKINASEVFDFPTLKEVGFEENKNPHIPSDDFPKDIIKNYEETRDFPAKEGTSRLSPHLRFGTISIRKLARLAKETNEKYFNELIWREFYMTILYHYPKVVDTAFRSKYDRIPWRNNEAEFESWCEGKTGYPLVDAGMRQLNETGFMHNRVRMVVASFLTKHLLIDWRWGEGYFARKLLDYELSSNNGGWQWAAGSGVDAAPYFRVFNPESQLKKFDKNQKYIRTWIKEYDTKNYPKPIVEHKMARERVLETYKKALND, from the coding sequence ATGCCTAGTAAAAAACAAATTTCTATCTTTTGGTTTCGTAGAGATTTACGTCTTGATGATAATGCAGGATTGTATCACGCCTTGCGCTCAGAATTTGAAGTATTGCCTCTTTTTATTTATGATACAGAAATTTTGGAGCAGTTAGAAGACAAAGATGATGCACGCCTAACAATGATTTTTAGGTATTTAGATAAGATAAAAGAAGAATTAGAAAGTAAGAAAATAGGCAGTTCGTTGTGCATAAAAATAGGAAAACCCATAGAGATTTATAAAGAATTAATTGAAATCTATGATATAAAAGAAGTTTATACCAATCATGATTATGAACCTTATGCACAAATTAGAGATGAGAACATAAATGAGTTTTTAGCAGAGAAAAACATCAAATTCAAAACTTTTAAAGATCAAGTTATTTTTGAAAAAGATGAAGTTTTGAAAGATGATGGAACTCCTTATGTTGTCTATACACCGTATAGTAAAAAATGGAAAGATGCTTTAAAACCTTATTATCTCAAAAGTTATCCAACAGAAAAATATTTTGATAATTTCCTTAAAATAAATGCCTCAGAAGTATTTGATTTTCCTACTTTGAAAGAAGTAGGCTTTGAAGAGAATAAAAATCCTCATATTCCCTCAGATGATTTTCCTAAAGATATAATCAAAAATTATGAAGAAACAAGAGATTTTCCAGCAAAAGAAGGAACAAGTAGATTGAGTCCACATTTGCGTTTCGGAACAATTAGCATCCGAAAACTAGCACGACTAGCCAAAGAAACCAATGAAAAATATTTTAATGAACTAATATGGAGAGAATTTTATATGACTATTCTGTATCATTACCCAAAAGTAGTTGATACAGCTTTTCGTTCGAAATATGATAGAATTCCGTGGCGAAATAATGAGGCTGAATTTGAAAGTTGGTGTGAGGGAAAAACAGGTTATCCATTAGTAGATGCAGGAATGCGCCAACTCAATGAAACTGGTTTTATGCACAACCGTGTCAGAATGGTAGTGGCTAGTTTTCTGACAAAACATTTGCTTATCGACTGGCGATGGGGAGAGGGTTATTTTGCTAGAAAATTATTAGATTATGAGCTTTCTTCGAATAATGGAGGTTGGCAATGGGCTGCAGGAAGTGGTGTAGATGCTGCACCTTATTTCCGTGTTTTTAATCCTGAATCACAACTCAAAAAATTTGATAAAAATCAAAAATATATTCGCACTTGGATAAAAGAATATGATACCAAAAATTATCCAAAACCAATTGTAGAACATAAGATGGCACGAGAACGAGTTTTAGAAACCTATAAAAAGGCTTTAAATGATTGA
- a CDS encoding YtxH domain-containing protein encodes MKPSHIGLLAGVVGAAAIGTFFGILYAPDKGKNTRSRLNYRLYRTRDRVNSLLDKINSTNESVFSKDAQEEGKKVIEEVRERTEDLRSEIDALISQIRTQK; translated from the coding sequence ATGAAACCATCTCACATCGGATTGCTTGCTGGCGTAGTGGGTGCAGCAGCTATTGGAACATTTTTTGGGATTTTATATGCTCCAGACAAAGGAAAAAATACTCGTAGTCGTCTCAATTATCGTCTTTATCGTACTCGTGATAGAGTAAACTCTCTTTTAGATAAAATAAATTCTACTAATGAAAGTGTGTTTTCGAAAGATGCACAAGAAGAAGGTAAAAAAGTAATTGAAGAAGTAAGAGAACGCACAGAGGATTTACGCTCTGAAATTGATGCACTTATTTCTCAAATTCGTACTCAAAAGTAG
- the sbcD gene encoding exonuclease subunit SbcD: MKILHTADWHLGKKLGDFPRLEEQKIILDELCQIADAQNVDAVLIAGDLFDIPLPSNDANQLFLKTLQRLSKNSSRPVIAIAGNHDSAQYIANFSVWGSELGIFLLGYPNDKLPKLKLENGLEILRSEEGFLELMMPSWECPLRLLLTPYANELRLKTYFSLDNQEQELREFLQNLWQQQADSYLDKDGINILMGHLFVMKKGEPQPKESEDEKSILVGSAQPIYTENFPKTVQYVALGHLHRYHSTQKEPFPVVYSGSLLAYSFSEAFQKKYVVLLDAKPAKEEEIIKYEKIELTGCKELKRKTFSEVDRAIEWLNEDQASTKPSLIELTIETDNFLSAADAQLLYAAHKGIVGTIIPKVKGRNTNSETQMDYSRNIGDLFVDFFKKQNNGQEPNQEIMQLFEEVRNGEIKE, from the coding sequence ATGAAAATTCTTCACACAGCAGATTGGCATTTAGGAAAAAAATTAGGTGATTTTCCTCGTTTGGAAGAACAAAAAATCATTTTAGATGAGCTTTGTCAGATTGCTGATGCTCAAAATGTTGATGCAGTTTTAATAGCAGGAGATTTATTTGATATTCCTTTGCCTTCTAATGATGCTAATCAATTATTTTTAAAAACACTTCAACGTCTTTCAAAGAATAGTTCTCGTCCTGTGATTGCTATTGCAGGAAACCACGATTCGGCTCAATATATTGCTAATTTTAGTGTTTGGGGAAGTGAACTAGGAATTTTTCTTTTAGGGTATCCAAATGATAAACTACCAAAATTAAAGCTAGAAAATGGATTAGAGATTCTGAGAAGTGAAGAAGGTTTTTTAGAATTGATGATGCCTTCATGGGAATGTCCATTGCGCCTTTTACTTACTCCTTATGCAAATGAATTACGTTTGAAAACGTATTTTAGTTTGGATAATCAAGAGCAAGAGTTAAGAGAGTTTTTACAAAACCTTTGGCAACAGCAAGCTGACAGTTATCTTGATAAAGATGGAATCAATATCTTGATGGGGCATTTATTTGTCATGAAAAAAGGTGAGCCACAGCCAAAAGAATCTGAGGATGAAAAGTCCATTTTGGTAGGTTCTGCACAACCCATTTATACAGAAAATTTCCCTAAAACTGTTCAATATGTCGCTTTAGGACATTTACATCGTTATCATTCTACTCAAAAAGAGCCTTTTCCTGTGGTTTATAGTGGTAGTCTGTTGGCATATAGTTTTTCAGAAGCCTTTCAGAAAAAATATGTGGTTTTATTAGACGCTAAACCTGCAAAAGAAGAAGAAATAATAAAATATGAAAAAATAGAACTAACGGGTTGTAAAGAACTCAAACGAAAAACTTTTTCAGAAGTAGATAGAGCAATAGAATGGCTCAATGAAGACCAAGCTAGTACAAAACCATCTCTTATAGAACTTACTATCGAAACAGACAATTTTCTTTCTGCTGCTGATGCACAGCTTTTATATGCTGCTCATAAAGGGATTGTAGGAACAATTATTCCAAAAGTAAAGGGAAGAAATACTAATTCTGAAACTCAAATGGATTATTCAAGAAACATTGGTGATTTGTTCGTAGATTTTTTTAAAAAGCAGAATAACGGACAAGAACCTAATCAAGAAATTATGCAGCTTTTTGAAGAGGTTAGAAATGGAGAAATTAAGGAATAA
- the thrC gene encoding threonine synthase, with protein MNYSSTNGDAQVGSLSEALFQTFSSNGGLLMPETINLLPKEFLLNLHTFSFKEICLKICLNLFGNEIPEQDLEEIIEKTFDFEIPLVEIYEKEVYSLELFHGSTLSFKDVGMRFMAALMSYFLAKNKDKKEITVLVATTGDTGSAAASAFFEKEGIKLCILYPKNKLSLLQEKQLNTWGKNIIALEIDGTFEDCQRLVKEAITNKELNKRIQLTTANSYNIARLLPQCVYYFWAVAQLKGEKRTAIFSVPSGNFGNITAGIIAKKMGLRISRFIAATNINDVVPQYLLNGSFEPRPAVRTISSSMDTGNPVNFRRLLTLYNHSYTRFSADIAGYRLTDRRTKNTLKDLYEGYNYLADPHSTVAYAALKNYLTPESEVGIFLATAHPAKYYEVVKQTILDVELEMPPFLEEVLRKDKEVVSLSSKFDDLKEFLTKN; from the coding sequence ATGAATTATTCTAGTACAAACGGAGATGCACAGGTCGGTTCACTAAGTGAAGCCTTATTTCAAACTTTTAGCTCAAATGGAGGTCTTTTGATGCCTGAAACAATAAATCTTTTACCAAAAGAATTTTTATTGAATCTTCATACTTTTTCTTTTAAAGAGATTTGTTTGAAAATCTGTTTGAATTTATTTGGAAATGAAATCCCTGAACAAGATTTAGAAGAAATAATTGAAAAGACATTTGATTTTGAAATTCCATTAGTAGAAATTTATGAAAAAGAAGTGTATTCATTAGAGCTTTTTCATGGCAGTACACTTTCTTTCAAAGATGTAGGAATGCGTTTTATGGCAGCATTGATGAGTTATTTTTTAGCAAAAAATAAAGACAAAAAAGAAATAACTGTTTTAGTAGCCACAACAGGTGATACAGGAAGTGCAGCAGCAAGTGCATTTTTCGAAAAAGAAGGTATAAAACTTTGTATTCTTTATCCAAAAAATAAATTGAGTTTATTGCAAGAAAAACAACTCAATACATGGGGCAAGAATATTATAGCTTTGGAAATTGATGGAACTTTTGAAGATTGTCAAAGGCTTGTCAAAGAAGCCATTACAAATAAAGAACTCAATAAAAGAATACAACTTACAACAGCTAATTCTTATAATATTGCTCGTCTTTTACCACAATGTGTATATTATTTTTGGGCTGTTGCTCAGTTGAAAGGCGAAAAACGAACAGCTATTTTTTCAGTCCCAAGTGGTAACTTTGGAAACATAACAGCAGGAATTATTGCCAAAAAAATGGGTCTTCGAATCAGTCGGTTTATTGCTGCAACGAATATAAATGATGTTGTTCCACAGTATTTACTCAATGGAAGTTTTGAACCTCGTCCTGCTGTTCGCACTATTTCTAGTTCGATGGATACAGGCAATCCAGTTAATTTTAGACGTTTACTGACTCTATACAATCACTCTTATACTCGCTTTTCGGCAGATATTGCAGGCTATAGGCTAACTGACCGAAGAACAAAAAATACCCTCAAGGATCTTTATGAAGGTTATAATTATTTGGCAGATCCTCATTCTACAGTCGCTTATGCTGCACTCAAAAACTATCTTACACCAGAAAGTGAAGTAGGAATTTTTCTTGCTACAGCTCATCCAGCCAAGTATTATGAAGTAGTTAAACAAACCATTTTGGATGTCGAATTAGAAATGCCTCCTTTTTTGGAAGAAGTATTGAGAAAAGATAAAGAAGTTGTTTCTCTGTCTTCTAAATTTGATGATTTGAAAGAATTTCTAACAAAAAATTAA
- a CDS encoding DUF1573 domain-containing protein, whose product MKMNKIIGTFLILGMSSFFVACSGEKSSEASTDETNANAEITNTITDDASTANVTAETTTEVAANLAAIEFEETVHDFGNIKEGEVVEHIFKFKNVGETPLILTGVQPSCGCTASDFTKDPVAPGEEGTISLSFNSSGKVGAQNKTATVKANIEGGQTTISFKGNVEGAESKTSGAPYK is encoded by the coding sequence ATGAAAATGAACAAAATTATCGGAACATTTCTTATTTTAGGAATGAGTAGTTTTTTTGTAGCTTGTTCTGGAGAAAAATCAAGTGAAGCAAGCACAGATGAAACAAATGCAAATGCAGAAATTACAAATACAATAACTGATGATGCTTCTACTGCAAATGTAACAGCAGAAACAACAACAGAAGTAGCTGCAAATTTGGCTGCTATTGAGTTTGAAGAAACTGTTCACGATTTTGGAAATATCAAAGAAGGAGAAGTAGTAGAACATATTTTTAAATTCAAAAATGTAGGAGAAACTCCTCTTATTCTTACAGGTGTTCAGCCTTCTTGTGGTTGTACGGCTTCCGATTTTACAAAAGACCCAGTTGCACCAGGTGAAGAAGGAACAATCTCTCTTAGCTTTAATTCTTCTGGCAAAGTAGGAGCGCAAAACAAAACAGCTACCGTAAAAGCAAACATTGAAGGTGGACAAACTACTATTTCTTTCAAAGGAAATGTAGAAGGTGCTGAAAGTAAAACAAGTGGTGCGCCTTACAAATAA
- a CDS encoding SpoIIE family protein phosphatase, with the protein MSVASIFGFEKLSVEEQTKRNAFLRITVFSALGGILWGSTYIFFNQYGAVITGFIYLMFVALNLTYLKFTHNYKVFRIVGLIMLLINPIGSQLSLGGFVAGSAVILASSLAPISALTIQSVRASRLFFYSYCLVVILTGVLEFIFLQNTSSNVPKNISLLFFVSNSIVIPAIFYFVLEYFFKQQEKFKKIVEEKNLQLTEQQDEIAASNEELFQQKEELATILEVVRDKNRLIEKQNTEVRSSILYASRIQNALLPIDKKIKGYFKDEFFILNKPRDIVSGDFYWFEKLEDCAIIVTADCTGHGVPGAFMSMLGVTGLNSIVFQEGIFRADKILNHLHDYIYKSLQQEEGKSADGMDVSVLVIYDSIPIAEFAGAMNSIYFIQDNELIELKADKKPIGSNHYGKDRQYSKQIIDISKPTVFYTGSDGYQDQFGGKAGRKFMKKNLKKIALEQYAQPFSKQKEIFTSTIENWMKEGEENQVDDILLMGFKVDRKGIN; encoded by the coding sequence ATGAGTGTTGCTAGTATATTTGGATTTGAAAAGTTATCTGTTGAGGAACAGACTAAAAGAAATGCATTTTTAAGAATTACTGTATTCTCTGCTTTAGGAGGTATTTTGTGGGGAAGTACATATATCTTTTTTAATCAATATGGAGCTGTCATTACAGGATTTATTTATCTGATGTTTGTAGCCTTAAATCTAACTTACTTAAAATTTACTCATAATTATAAAGTCTTTCGTATAGTTGGATTAATAATGTTACTAATTAATCCAATAGGCTCTCAACTTAGTTTAGGAGGTTTTGTGGCTGGTAGTGCTGTAATTTTAGCTTCCTCATTAGCTCCAATTAGTGCATTAACTATTCAAAGTGTAAGAGCTTCTCGTTTATTTTTTTATTCTTATTGTTTAGTAGTAATATTAACAGGAGTATTAGAGTTTATATTTTTGCAAAATACTTCTAGTAATGTTCCAAAAAATATAAGTTTACTATTTTTTGTTAGTAATAGTATTGTTATTCCTGCAATTTTTTATTTTGTTTTAGAATATTTTTTCAAACAGCAAGAAAAATTCAAAAAGATTGTAGAAGAAAAAAATCTACAACTCACAGAACAACAAGATGAGATAGCAGCAAGTAATGAAGAGTTATTTCAACAAAAAGAAGAACTTGCAACTATTCTTGAAGTAGTACGAGATAAAAACAGACTTATAGAAAAGCAAAATACAGAAGTAAGGTCAAGTATTTTGTATGCTAGTCGTATTCAAAATGCACTCTTACCCATCGATAAAAAAATTAAAGGTTATTTTAAGGATGAGTTTTTTATACTTAACAAACCACGTGATATAGTTTCAGGCGATTTTTATTGGTTTGAAAAATTAGAAGACTGTGCTATCATTGTAACAGCAGACTGTACTGGACACGGAGTGCCAGGGGCATTTATGTCTATGCTTGGTGTTACAGGACTTAATTCTATTGTTTTTCAGGAAGGCATTTTCAGAGCTGACAAAATTCTCAACCATTTACATGATTATATCTATAAATCGCTACAACAAGAAGAAGGAAAAAGTGCTGATGGAATGGATGTAAGTGTTTTGGTTATCTATGATTCTATTCCAATTGCTGAATTTGCAGGAGCTATGAATTCTATTTATTTTATTCAAGATAATGAGTTGATAGAACTGAAAGCTGACAAAAAACCAATAGGTAGTAATCATTATGGAAAAGACAGACAATATTCCAAACAAATAATTGATATTTCAAAACCAACAGTGTTTTACACAGGCTCAGATGGATATCAAGATCAATTTGGAGGAAAAGCAGGACGAAAGTTTATGAAGAAAAATCTTAAAAAAATAGCTTTAGAGCAGTATGCTCAACCTTTCTCAAAACAAAAAGAAATATTTACGTCTACTATTGAGAACTGGATGAAGGAAGGAGAAGAAAATCAGGTAGATGATATTTTATTGATGGGTTTTAAGGTGGATAGAAAAGGAATTAACTAA